A part of Capsicum annuum cultivar UCD-10X-F1 chromosome 6, UCD10Xv1.1, whole genome shotgun sequence genomic DNA contains:
- the LOC107855872 gene encoding protein ROOT PRIMORDIUM DEFECTIVE 1, with translation MIWFLSLSPKTLNPKFHPPQITKMHIFHSISTKLSHSKSTFKSLTLFASLFLQSPKQFSQSTSIPKKQQRIRDHGFDDYMEVEKKNRKVIKFQDLLLTQPNSMIAISRLDMLARRFGFKQYEAGKFILKFPHVFEVFEHPVQRILYCRLTRKSLLQIEQEKQALLAQLPLAVTRLRKLLMLSNTGRLRLEHVRIARREFGLPDDFEYSVVLKYPDYFRLFDAKETRNKYIEAVERDPGLTVCAVESVREREYREKGGEEENVRFSFRVNFPPGFRIGKYYKIAVWKWQRLPYWLPYEDVSGYDLRSLEAQKRMEKRAVATIHELLSLTVEKKITLERIAHFRLAMDLPKKLKDFLLQHQGIFYISTRGNHGKLHTVFLREAYKKGELIVPNDLYLARRKLAELVLMSPRKAIVDRRLVNYRKQDDNDEIADHVENGGDHSNTQETVRQDSEEESMDSDEDCNIYSYDDCSINSGYAHKEVNNDDVTDDAEDTRVTE, from the coding sequence ATGATTTGGTTTTTATCACTTTCTCCTAAAACCCTAAACCCCAAATTCCACCCCCCCCAAATCACCAAAATGCACATTTTCCATTCAATTTCAACaaaactctcacattcaaaatcCACCTTCAAATCCCTCACTTTGTTTGCTTCCCTCTTCCTCCAATCCCCAAAACAGTTCTCACAATCAACTTCCATACCCAAAAAACAACAACGCATTCGCGACCATGGCTTCGATGACTACATGGAAGTGGAAAAGAAAAACCGCAAAGTCATCAAATTCCAAGATCTACTTCTTACTCAACCAAATTCAATGATCGCAATTTCTCGTCTCGACATGCTTGCTCGCCGTTTCGGGTTCAAACAGTACGAAGCAGGGAAATTTATACTCAAATTCCCTCATGTTTTCGAGGTTTTCGAACACCCAGTACAGAGAATATTGTATTGTAGGCTTACTCGTAAATCATTGCTTCAAATTGAGCAGGAAAAACAAGCACTTTTAGCTCAATTGCCGTTAGCTGTTACGCGTTTACGGAAGCTATTGATGCTATCGAATACGGGGAGGTTAAGGTTAGAACATGTTAGGATTGCGAGGAGAGAATTTGGTTTACCTGATGATTTTGAGTATTCGGTTGTTTTGAAGTATCCGGACTATTTTAGATTGTTTGATGCGAAAGAGACGAGGAATAAGTACATTGAGGCTGTTGAAAGAGACCCGGGGTTAACTGTTTGTGCTGTGGAGAGTGTTAGGGAGAGGGAGTATAGAGAGAAGGGTGGGGAAGAAGAGAATGTGCGGTTTTCGTTTAGAGTGAATTTTCCGCCTGGATTTAGGATTGGCAAGTATTATAAGATTGCTGTTTGGAAATGGCAAAGGCTGCCTTATTGGTTGCCGTATGAGGATGTATCGGGTTATGATTTGAGGTCACTCGAGGCACAGAAGAGGATGGAAAAAAGAGCAGTTGCGACTATTCATGAATTGTTGTCATTGACTGTTGAAAAGAAGATTACTTTGGAGAGAATTGCGCATTTTAGGTTGGCGATGGATTTGCCGAAGAAGCTGAAAGACTTTCTCCTTCAGCATCAGGGGATATTTTATATTTCGACGAGGGGTAATCATGGGAAGTTGCATACGGTGTTTCTCAGGGAGGCTTATAAGAAGGGAGAGTTGATTGTGCCAAATGATTTGTATTTAGCTAGGAGAAAGCTGGCTGAATTGGTTTTGATGAGTCCAAGGAAAGCCATTGTGGATAGAAGATTGGTTAATTATAGAAAACAGGACGACAATGATGAAATAGCTGACCACGTTGAGAATGGAGGCGATCATTCAAACACGCAAGAGACAGTTAGACAAGATTCGGAAGAAGAAAGCATGGATTCTGATGAAGATTGCAATATTTACTCTTATGACGATTGCAGTATTAACTCTGGGTATGCACACAAGGAAGTCAATAATGATGATGTTACTGATGATGCAGAGGACACTCGTGTCACTGAGTAA